A stretch of DNA from Ricinus communis isolate WT05 ecotype wild-type chromosome 4, ASM1957865v1, whole genome shotgun sequence:
CTATTCCAGGTTTTGCTTTTGCAAGAAAGAGTGAAACATGGTGAATAAGAAGACGAGGAGAAAAAGAATGCAGCAGAGAAAGCCATTACTGTTCCtttgtttctttgtttttctttttttgggtgGTGAtggtgtgtgtgtgtgtgttagGCTCTTAGGATCTAAGTAACAAAGAAGAGAATTGTGAACTGTTAACTGCTGACGTACACTGAAGCAGAGCCATAGACAGAGTCTACCGATATTTTTACCTATTGAGGATAATCTGCATTCACGTCCCCAGATTTTAGGCTAGTTCTCATCCTCATCCCTAAATATCCATTTATAACATAAAGTTGTCTGAATCTCAATTGAATTTCCACAAACGCCATTCAAACCATTTTCTCTCAGAAAACTAACATGGAAAAATTATAGAATGGACGGATTTTGCATATCAGCGTATGATTTCTGGCTAACTTGATGTGGGGTGTGTTTgagattcaatttttataactatattCTCTTTTACCTTCTTTAACCGTCACtcataaaaaagtattttaaaaataacattactTTCATTGTTTGCTcgaatttgaaaaagaatcaTCAATATCTTAGACACGTATTTTATGAAATGGTTCATGCATGTCTGTCTGTTACCGAGGACGACAATATTGAGTTGGTCCATTCTTTTAAGCATTTGTATAATCATAAATTGAAGCACTTTactcatattattatatgactagtttatatattttatatttaaaaattttattttatatataatatgtaatttaatatatatatttttatttatatctatattaatcttttataaaaatcatgcaatacatttttatatactaaaataaatatagatgaacaatatatatacttatcaagtttagtttttatttatttatttcatcatactaataaatttttatatgttcaaaataataattatttttaataaataaaaatgttaattttttgctatttatcttttattattgttattttttgatatcacatatatatagattgaaactttttttatttattatattagataataaGTTCTTCAATATgtcacaaatttcttttaactatttttatgatccaaaattaaaaatttctattcttttactattttattaatttttattagctataataattatactatataataatcttatatttaaatgagTCATAAATACCATATTCATTGTTAGCatttaaaatcatatttagttcttttataaaatttattaattaatatttttgtgaatgtatcatttttttattctcatgGAAAAACTTatcctatatatatagatgagCTATAAATTCCAACTCCTCCCCTCAGGTAATTCTAAATCCATTTCAACTCTATGAAAAAGTGACAACAGAGAcaacaataaataaacaacACCAGTAACAACTTCACCGGCTACTTCTATGCAAGATCTAAGCTGATGTAGTATCCCATTATCTAGCAGCCTGATGGAAGTACAAAGGTCGATCAGATGCAAAACAACCTTTCCAAGCTCCTGATTCTCTTTTATTAATCCTCTGCACAGGATCTCCCATAAGCATCATCAGAATGTTTCCTGCAGCACCTAACACACTCCAGGcttaaaatccaaaaatagCATGTCAAAGAGGATAGCTAACAAATGACCTACTGTTATTATACACTGTCCGGCTTCATTTGTAGCTAGGTCGTTAGCAGGTCAAAGATCCAATGTGCATACTTGCAAGGAAAAGCTAGTCGCTTCACATTgtcaagaaaacaaaaatcaaaatccaagCAATTAAGATCAATCAACTAGTCGAACACTCTGAGTAGTGATAAAGAACCCCATCCATCTTCACAAATCAGTGAAGTAGTACCTGTTAGTCGAACAAGAATCCACATACTAATTGGATAACAGTTTCACAGTTCTAGCTGCTAAGAGTTGGATCATTCTTACATATCATAACGTCACCCATTTGGTTCCTTGGCCATAATCCACAGGCTCCTCATTAAATGATTGGATCGACAAATTCGCTTTTAGATATTTCATCTTTTACATGATAgttcaatcttcaatccatgTAGCCTTTATACCACTGACCTTAAGTTTATCACTCCTTCTTTAGTCCGTATTGCTTTAATTGTTCCATCTAATTTTGGGTTTTAAGAGTTTTCTTGCTCCTATTTCATGAAATTACTGTCCTCCCCAAAGCTTTGGAGCTTTACTAGTTAAATTACTTCATCGTTACAACTTGATAGTTACCAATAATCTTTGCATGAACAGGAGCCATCCCTGAAGGAGTGAAAGCGACTTCTATCTCTGATCACAATCTCCAATTTGTAAACCTGAGAAATCAGCTTCATCACTGTATGACAGTCCCTGCAAACCCTCAAATTTTTAACTACTCTTATGGTCTTTCCTTGGACCAATCTTGATATACCAAAAGCTACAGCAAGCTTTTCACTGTGCATAGATACagaatcttctttttcttccactTGTATGTCGTGCAAAACACTTCCAACTTCTGGAAAATAACCTCTTTCAATTCTAAGCCTCAAAATGATCTTTTTTAGCTTCTCATATGCCTCTTCagtgatcttttcttgttttgcacCAGCCACAAAAGTGTACAATATTTTGTCAACTTCAATCATGCTCCAACCAGGAGTTTTCTTGATTTTCTGGTCACTCATTGATCTTCTCACAGCAGCAACATCCTTCCATTTCCCAGCAACTGCATAAATATTTGACAACAGAACATGGTCACTGGAGTTGTTTGGATCGAGCTCGCAAAGCCTATCCTTTACCTGCTCGGCCAATTTGACATTCCCATGAATGCTACAAGCCCCAAGAAGTGTCCTCCAAATAATATCATTAGGCGGAATTGGCATTTGAGATACAAATTCATAGGCCTTCTGCAGCTGACCAGCTCGACCATATAGATCAACCATGCAACCATAATGCTCAATGGCGGGTATTATATTGTACACATCCCTCATCTTATTATAATAGTGACATCCCTGTTCAACCAGTCCAGCATGACTACAAGCATACAAAAGCAAGATAAAGGTGATCTCATCAGGCCTAGTTCCATACTCTTCCATCTCATGGAAAAGCtttattgcttcttctccaAGACCATGCATTGCAAGGCACGCCATCATTGAAGTCCAAGAAATGATGCTCTTTTTCTCTGGCATACGTTCAAAGACAAGTTGAGCCATACCTAAATTCCCACACTTGGAGTAGGTATCGAGTAATGCATTATTGACTGATATAATCCACAAAAGACCAGCTTTCTCAATGAACCCATGTAATATTTTCCCAAACTCAAAGGCCCCTGCCTGCGCACATGCTGAAAGCACCCCAGTCAAGCTCACTTCATTCGGTCTAGTCCCCTTCCTCAACAACTCCCTGAAATACCCAAAGGCCTCATCAAAACACCCATTATGAGCAAACCCAACAATCATAGTACTCCATGATACATCATCCTTCACCGCCATTTCCAAAAACATTTCCCTTGCAAGCTGCAATTCCCCAATTTTCACATAGCCAGCCAGCATCACATTCCACGAAGTCAAATCCCTAAATACCATCAAACTAAACATCTTCCCCGCTTCCTTCACATCCCCACCCCTAAAACAAGCAGCAATCACAGCATTCCACGCAATGACATTTGGCTCATGCATTTCACCAAACACCTGCCTTGCATAACCAACACACCCGCATTCTCCATACATACTAATCAAAGTTGTCCCAACAAAAAGATGGGCATTTAATCCATACTTCCAAGCTTGACAATGCAACTGAATCCCACCTCTCAAGGACCTTAAATACGCAGCCGCCTTCAGAACAAAAGCAAAGGAGAAGCTATCAGGAGATAAAGCTGATTCCTTTCTCAGTTCAAGGAATGTAGCAATTGACTTTTGTGGACTATCGGATTCAGCAAGGCCTCGAATAAGGGTATTGTACATGAAGACATCTGGATTTGGAGTGTCGCGAAAGAGGCTCAAAGCGTAGTCTATAGAATCAGAGAGTACAATAGTGCAGTGGAGGAGTAGTTTTCCAATCAGTAAAAGGTCATTTTGGAGTCCGATTTTAAGTACATTGGCGTGGAATTGCTTGAGAGAAGCAACATTCTTGCAATTCTTCAATAGAGAGAGGGATAGTGAATAAGAGCTGTTCATTATAGTTATTTGTCAGTTTACAGTTAGTTATTTATGGTTTATGGTTtcatatagataaataaacaaatggtggaaaagaaattttattaaatcagTATTACTGCATGCCATAGAAATTTTAGCAAAAAAGATGTCTGGCCAAGTTGATGTGCTAATTTCGAAAGgcatgtttataaatattgggcattttacttattataaaaacctaattaatcttctttaacttaattaaattcattaacatttataattctatttctTAACTCAATTAAacctattaatttttataaaaatttcaattaatttataatgcTACCAACGTCCAAAATACTGTTAAGTGTAAGGGTCTCATTATTTTGAGAGCGCGAATAATAATAGCTCTGGATATTTTAAAGTCGCGCTTATATCAAAAGAGTCACtttttttatacaattaatatttataaagtctaatttacaaaaaagaataatgatttttttctcatatgaaatgACAACaacatttttatcttttttcatCACGttcatttgtaaataaaagATGAATGTAAGTTATTGAGCTAAATTACATCTCATCAATAAAACCACAAAAATGCACACTTCATGGAGTGAGACCAATCCtgaaaaaagattttatagtTGTAAGAAATATGAtgtaagttaaataaaaaaaaagaaatggctTTCTATTATTCATGTGATATAAGTGTGACTTTAGAATATTTAGAATGATTATTATTCATACTCTCAAAATAATGAGACTCTTACATTTAATGACATTCTGGATGCTGTTAGTATTAGGAGTTAAttggatattttataaaagttaattagtttaattggccaaaaaaaaagataaatacttaGTTAGaccttttataaaagttaatggatttaattaagaaaaaaaaggactTAATGCCGTCATTTTGTACCTTTTACCTAAATATTGATGGGTTAAAAAAACAAGTTTAgataatagattaattttttcatttttcataaattagttttatcaaattaggttttttaaaaaattaccaatttaacagattttaaagttgaaaaaatttcttaaaaaaattacttttcttaaaagaatttttaccCATCACTTCCAAATACAGTTTGAGCAGCGGTGCCggaatttaattgattttttttttccagttctttcttttgggttaGTTTGCATGTAGTTGCTTATATGTGTGTGTTAACTTATAGATTACTTACTTTCAATAAAATTGTTTAGATTTCTAAACATGCTAAGAAAAGATTAAGCTGATTGGATCTtgcatgagaaaaaaaaaatttatttagtaaaatattattgctGATAACTCGGTCGGTTGAGCCGATCTATCAACAAAGATTTTCAAATGCTGATTTCGATTTTTAGAGTACCTGTAAGCAAAGATTAAAAAGCACCAGAGGGGTGACGGGGTTACCCGACCACTCACTCTGatgataaaatcaataatttgtATAAGGGTAGCTAATGTCACGACCCACTCTGTGGActcgtgaccggcactagggaatgagtaggcgtaaggccaccgaatcccgtagtaagcttgacactcactaactcaatcaaatctcatctcaaattaatattattaaagccataaattatcttaacatTAAATGTTACACAATTGAATCGGTCTGCCGaaagaattaggcgagactcgaaactatagaaaattacagctgatacatctactattactactgcggagaatctaagatttaccaatttacataccaaatcaaatacatcatccgatgatgaaggtgattcttgaataagagtcgcggaaAACTAATCACGATccgaaaaaaataaattgagactgttagtctcgagagtgagttaaaatcaagtaatctagagactattgcagtcttcacagaaaatattaattattcgaatcagtatatcaaaccatgcacgtaaatacaactcatattataatcataccataataaataaataaataaataaaatatatttttacttttacgagacgagtggctcagtagaaccctaactccaaattctagtagcctttcggctctcttaatccaacaggtctggcgcccagagagcaagctcgatcagggtccttacctccagcctgaacacttgaattccaaataagccggcgcccagagagcgttgctcgatcagggaccttaactccgacAATCAAttgaactcagcccagagagcaatgctcaatcagagcaaacaaatccataataatcttatgtccatttaataaatatcattgtctaatgaaatcattcaacacatatcgaaataaaaattaaaaaattaggataaggcaacgtgcaatttgtgtcgaaaaaaataataatatatgtattattataacgttactaataataatatttatattattttcaataattaataatcaagtaaaattatttattttgcgatactaataatcatattaagtacaaattctaaaatagcatattaaaatcagacttagaAATAGTgtaatga
This window harbors:
- the LOC8277418 gene encoding pentatricopeptide repeat-containing protein At1g74630, translated to MNSSYSLSLSLLKNCKNVASLKQFHANVLKIGLQNDLLLIGKLLLHCTIVLSDSIDYALSLFRDTPNPDVFMYNTLIRGLAESDSPQKSIATFLELRKESALSPDSFSFAFVLKAAAYLRSLRGGIQLHCQAWKYGLNAHLFVGTTLISMYGECGCVGYARQVFGEMHEPNVIAWNAVIAACFRGGDVKEAGKMFSLMVFRDLTSWNVMLAGYVKIGELQLAREMFLEMAVKDDVSWSTMIVGFAHNGCFDEAFGYFRELLRKGTRPNEVSLTGVLSACAQAGAFEFGKILHGFIEKAGLLWIISVNNALLDTYSKCGNLGMAQLVFERMPEKKSIISWTSMMACLAMHGLGEEAIKLFHEMEEYGTRPDEITFILLLYACSHAGLVEQGCHYYNKMRDVYNIIPAIEHYGCMVDLYGRAGQLQKAYEFVSQMPIPPNDIIWRTLLGACSIHGNVKLAEQVKDRLCELDPNNSSDHVLLSNIYAVAGKWKDVAAVRRSMSDQKIKKTPGWSMIEVDKILYTFVAGAKQEKITEEAYEKLKKIILRLRIERGYFPEVGSVLHDIQVEEKEDSVSMHSEKLAVAFGISRLVQGKTIRVVKNLRVCRDCHTVMKLISQVYKLEIVIRDRSRFHSFRDGSCSCKDYW